Part of the Desulfuromonas thiophila genome is shown below.
CACTGCTCCAGGCGGTAGATCTCAAGGCTCAGTTCGCGGGATAGCGCATCAACGGATTCGCCCCGCAGCAGACGTAGGACCACTTCACGCTTGCGGGCGGCACTCCAGCGCTGCCCCTCGGCCAACGGTCCTGTGACGGTTTCGTTCTGGTTCTGTTTGGTCATTGTTAATCTCCT
Proteins encoded:
- a CDS encoding transposase, with protein sequence MTKQNQNETVTGPLAEGQRWSAARKREVVLRLLRGESVDALSRELSLEIYRLEQWREKALAGIDESLKKRQNDPVQTELNQAMRRIGE